From a region of the Solanum stenotomum isolate F172 chromosome 2, ASM1918654v1, whole genome shotgun sequence genome:
- the LOC125854385 gene encoding ornithine decarboxylase → MAGQTVIVSGLNPAAILQSTIGGAPVVAAAENGHTRKVVPLSKDALQDFMVSIITQKLQDDKQPFYVLDLGEVVSLMEQWNSALPNIRPFYAVKCNPEPSFLSMLSAMGSNFDCASRAEIEYVLSLGISPDRIVFANPCKPESDIIFAEKIGVNLTTYDSEDEVYKIRKHHPKCELLLRIKPMHDGNARCPMGPKYGALPEEIEPLLRTAQAARLTVSGVSFHIGSGDADSNAYLGAIAAAKQVFETATQLGMPKMTVLDVGGGFTSGHQFTSAAPAVKSALETHFQNSPELTIIAEPGRFFAETAFTLATTIIGKRVRGELKEYWINDGLYGSMNCVLYDHATVTATPLACMSNRNNLNCGGSKTFPSTVFGPTCDALDTVLRDYQLPELQVNDWLVFPNMGAYTKAAGSNFNGFNTSAIVTHLAYAYPS, encoded by the coding sequence ATGGCCGGCCAAACAGTCATTGTTTCCGGTTTGAATCCGGCGGCCATTCTTCAGTCCACAATCGGCGGAGCTCCGGTTGTAGCAGCGGCGGAGAACGGCCATACCAGAAAAGTTGTTCCTCTGTCAAAAGATGCCCTTCAGGATTTCATGGTTTCAATCATAACCCAGAAATTACAGGACGATAAACAACCCTTTTATGTTCTAGATTTGGGTGAAGTTGTTTCCCTTATGGAACAATGGAACTCTGCTTTACCAAATATTCGTCCGTTTTATGCTGTGAAATGTAACCCTGAACCTTCATTTCTCTCCATGTTGTCTGCTATGGGTTCCAATTTTGATTGTGCTAGCCGTGCTGAAATTGAGTATGTTTTGTCTCTTGGTATCTCGCCGGACCGGATTGTTTTTGCTAACCCTTGTAAGCCGGAATCCGATATCATTTTCGCCGAGAAAATTGGGGTTAATCTCACAACTTACGATTCCGAGGATGAAGTTTACAAGATCCGTAAACATCACCCGAAATGCGAGCTTTTGCTTCGAATCAAACCCATGCACGACGGCAACGCCAGATGCCCAATGGGTCCAAAATACGGCGCATTACCGGAAGAAATCGAGCCGCTCCTCCGTACAGCTCAAGCCGCTAGACTCACCGTCTCCGGCGTTTCCTTCCATATCGGCAGCGGAGACGCCGATTCCAACGCTTATCTAGGAGCCATAGCCGCAGCGAAACAAGTTTTCGAAACAGCAACTCAACTCGGAATGCCAAAAATGACGGTACTCGACGTCGGCGGCGGATTTACCTCCGGCCACCAATTCACCTCCGCTGCTCCCGCCGTGAAATCAGCTCTGGAAACCCACTTCCAGAACTCCCCGGAGCTAACAATCATCGCTGAACCGGGTCGTTTCTTCGCAGAAACGGCGTTCACTTTAGCAACAACCATCATCGGCAAAAGAGTCAGAGGTGAATTAAAAGAATACTGGATCAACGATGGGTTATACGGATCGATGAATTGTGTACTTTACGACCATGCTACGGTGACGGCGACGCCATTAGCGTGCATGTCGAATCGTAACAACCTCAACTGCGGGGGCTCGAAAACGTTTCCGTCGACTGTATTCGGGCCCACCTGTGATGCACTCGATACCGTGTTAAGGGATTACCAGTTACCGGAGCTACAGGTTAATGACTGGCTGGTTTTTCCTAATATGGGTGCTTATACAAAAGCTGCTGGATCAAATTTTAATGGATTTAATACATCCGCCATTGTTACTCACCTTGCTTATGCTTATCCAAGCTAA